The DNA sequence ACAGGAATAAAGCGTTTATTTGCTAAATTTGCACCAATAACGAAAGTATAGAAAGGAACGACATTGACATGGATAGAAATCAAGCTGAACAGCGAATTGTAAAACTTAGAGAGCTTCTCGAGGAATATGGATATCATTATTATGTATTAGACCAACCCCTCGTCTCAGATGCTGAGTATGACCAACTTCTTCAAGAGTTAATTTCTCTTGAAGGAGAGTTTCCAGAGTTGATGAGTGAAGATTCTCCTTCTGTCCGTGTCGGTGGAATTCCACTACCGCATTTTGTGAAAGTGGAGCATGAAGTTCCAATGTTGAGCTTAGGTAATGCTTTTAATGATGATGATCTGCGAGACTTTGATCGGCGCATTCGTCAAGGAATTGAGGGAGAGCCGAGTTATAGTTGTGAGTTAAAAATTGATGGCTTAGCGATTTCGTTGCGATATGAGAATGGTCGTTTTGTTCGTGGAGCAACTCGCGGTGATGGAACGACTGGTGAGGATATCACGCAAAATTTAAAAACGATTGGTTCAATTCCACTACGATTAAAAGAAGCTGTGGATATTGAAGTGCGTGGCGAAGCATTCATGCCAAAACGGTCGTTTGAAGCGTTAAACCAAGCAAAAGAACAAGCCGGTGAGGAGAAGTTTGCCAATCCTCGAAATGCGGCCGCCGGCTCACTCCGTCAACTCGATCCAAAGATTGCTGCAAAGCGAAATTTAGATATTTTTCTTTATGGAATTGGTTTATTAAAAGGAAAAACTCTTGATTCTCATCATGAAGGCTTAGCTTATTTGCGAACATTAGGTTTTAAGGTCAATGAGGAAAGCCAGTATTGCGAGAATATTGATGAGGTCATTGAATACATTCACAGCTGGCTTGAAAAAAGGACTGCATTGCCTTATGAAATTGATGGCATTGTCATTAAATTAGACTCTCTTTCGCAGCAAAAAGCATTAGGTTTTACAGCGAAGAGTCCAAGATGGGCCATTGCGTATAAGTTTCCTGCTGAGGAAGTTGTAACAAAGCTGATTGGAATTGAACTCACTGTTGGTCGAACAGGAGCAATCACACCAACAGCCCTCCTCGAACCAGTCATTGTAGCGGGAACGACAGTCAAAAGAGCGTCACTTCATAACGAAGATTTAATTCGCGAAAAAGATATTAAAATTGGTGATTCGGTCGTTATCAAAAAAGCGGGAGATATCATTCCTGAAGTGGTTAATGTATTACCAAAACTTCGGACTGGGATTGAGCAGGAGTTCAACATGCCAACGCATTGTCCAGAATGTGAAAGTGAACTCGTCCGTCTAGAAGGAGAAGTGGCACTTCGGTGCATTAATCCAAAATGTCCGGCACAAATTCGTGAGGGATTAATTCATTTTGTCTCCCGAAACGCAATGAACATTGATGGCTTAGGAGAAAAAGTGATAGCTCAATTGTTTTCTCATCAACTGATTGAGGATGTTGCTGACATCTATAAATTAGAGAGAGAAGAGCTCCTTAAGTTAGAGAGAATGGGAGAGAAGTCCGTTGACAATCTCCTTGAGGCGATTGAAGCGACTAAGGAAAATTCATTAGAACGGCTTCTGTTTGGACTTGGAATTCGTTTTGTTGGAGCAAAAGCTGCCAAAACGTTAGCAGCTCATTTTGAAACGATGGAAGCTTTACAAAAAGCTAGTTTTGAGGAATTAACAGATGTACATGAAATTGGAGATAAAATGGCAGACTCGATCGTAAGTTATTTTGATAGTGAGGAAGTTTCAGAATTAATAAATGAGCTTCGTGAATTGGGTGTCAATTTGACTTATAAAGGGGCTAAACCGACTAATGCACAAGAGGCAATAGA is a window from the Bacillus alkalicellulosilyticus genome containing:
- the ligA gene encoding NAD-dependent DNA ligase LigA, giving the protein MDRNQAEQRIVKLRELLEEYGYHYYVLDQPLVSDAEYDQLLQELISLEGEFPELMSEDSPSVRVGGIPLPHFVKVEHEVPMLSLGNAFNDDDLRDFDRRIRQGIEGEPSYSCELKIDGLAISLRYENGRFVRGATRGDGTTGEDITQNLKTIGSIPLRLKEAVDIEVRGEAFMPKRSFEALNQAKEQAGEEKFANPRNAAAGSLRQLDPKIAAKRNLDIFLYGIGLLKGKTLDSHHEGLAYLRTLGFKVNEESQYCENIDEVIEYIHSWLEKRTALPYEIDGIVIKLDSLSQQKALGFTAKSPRWAIAYKFPAEEVVTKLIGIELTVGRTGAITPTALLEPVIVAGTTVKRASLHNEDLIREKDIKIGDSVVIKKAGDIIPEVVNVLPKLRTGIEQEFNMPTHCPECESELVRLEGEVALRCINPKCPAQIREGLIHFVSRNAMNIDGLGEKVIAQLFSHQLIEDVADIYKLEREELLKLERMGEKSVDNLLEAIEATKENSLERLLFGLGIRFVGAKAAKTLAAHFETMEALQKASFEELTDVHEIGDKMADSIVSYFDSEEVSELINELRELGVNLTYKGAKPTNAQEAIDSAFAGKTIVLTGKLEKLSRNEAAEQIEALGGKVTGSVSKNTDIVIAGVDAGSKLAKAKKLEITVWDEDQLIEELGKRG